A region from the Lolium perenne isolate Kyuss_39 chromosome 4, Kyuss_2.0, whole genome shotgun sequence genome encodes:
- the LOC127349037 gene encoding leucoanthocyanidin reductase-like, whose protein sequence is MAPCQGPNEAPRSGPALVVGATGYIGRFVAEACLDSGRRTFILVRPGNVCPARAASVDALRHKGAVIVEGRVGGKDGRKFVETVLRAHGIEVVISVMGGANILDQLGLIKAIQAAGTVKRFLPSEFGHDVDRARPVGAGLAFYEEKRRVRRVAEAAGVPYTYICCNSIAGWPYFDNKHPSEVPPPLDRFQIYGDGTVRAFFVAGADIGKFTVKAAYDARSMNKVVHFRPACNLLSTNEMACLWESKIGRTLPRVTLSKEDLLAMAAEDIIPASIVASLTHDIFINGCQTNYGIDGSRDVEISSLYPDVPFRTIDECFDDYVRGLDLEEEEATENKKSNPPPMVEMLAVHPMCA, encoded by the exons ATGGCTCCTTGTCAGGGACCTAACGAGGCGCCTCGCTCCGGCCCGGCCCTCGTCGTGGGCGCCACCGGCTACATCGGCCGTTTCGTCGCCGAGGCCTGCCTCGACAGCGGCCGCAGGACCTTCATCCTCGTCCGCCCCGGCAACGTCTGCCCCGCGCGTGCGGCCTCCGTGGACGCGCTCCGCCACAAGGGCGCCGTCATCGTCGAG GGCCGCGTCGGCGGGAAAGACGGGAGGAAGTTCGTGGAGACGGTGCTCCGCGCGCACGGCATCGAGGTGGTGATCTCGGTCATGGGCGGCGCCAACATCCTCGACCAGCTCGGCCTCATCAAGGCCATCCAGGCTGCCGGCACCGTCAAG AGGTTTCTGCCGTCGGAGTTCGGGCACGACGTGGACAGGGCGCGGCCGGTTGGGGCTGGATTGGCGTTCTACGAGGAGAAGCGCCGCGTCCGGAgggtggcggaggcggcgggcgtgCCGTACACCTACATCTGCTGCAACTCCATCGCCGGCTGGCCCTACTTCGACAACAAGCACCCGTCGGAGGTGCCGCCGCCGCTCGACCGCTTCCAGATCTACGGCGACGGCACCGTCAGAG CTTTCTTCGTGGCTGGAGCCGACATCGGCAAGTTCACGGTGAAGGCTGCTTACGACGCCCGGAGCATGAACAAGGTCGTCCACTTCCGCCCCGCCTGTAATCTCCTGAGCACCAACGAGATGGCCTGCCTGTGGGAGAGCAAGATCGGCCGGACGCTGCCGCGCGTCACGCTTAGCAAGGAGGACCTGCTCGCCATGGCTGCAG AGGACATCATCCCGGCGAGCATAGTCGCGTCGCTGACGCACGACATCTTCATAAACGGCTGCCAGACAAATTACGGCATCGATGGGTCGAGAGACGTCGAGATATCCAGCCTTTACCCGGACGTGCCATTCAGGACAATTGATGAATGCTTCGACGACTACGTTCGTGGCCTTGacctggaggaggaagaagctacaGAAAACAAGAAAAGCAATCCACCACCGATGGTGGAGATGCTGGCAGTTCATCCTATGTGTGCTTAG